One part of the Vitis riparia cultivar Riparia Gloire de Montpellier isolate 1030 chromosome 6, EGFV_Vit.rip_1.0, whole genome shotgun sequence genome encodes these proteins:
- the LOC117916094 gene encoding pentatricopeptide repeat-containing protein At1g26460, mitochondrial-like, with amino-acid sequence MNVFANWMTSQRWADMNQLFEFWIRSLDKNGKPNKPDVNLYNHYLRAKLMIGASARELLLDLVAQMEDYAIIPNTASFNLVLKAMYQARETEAVEKLFQRWVDS; translated from the coding sequence ATGAACGTGTTCGCCAACTGGATGACGTCGCAGCGGTGGGCGGATATGAATCAGCTGTTCGAGTTTTGGATTAGGTCGCTTGATAAGAATGGGAAGCCGAATAAGCCGGATGTGAACTTGTATAACCATTACTTGAGGGCGAAATTGATGATCGGCGCCTCGGCTAGGGAGCTGCTGCTGGATCTGGTGGCGCAGATGGAGGACTACGCCATCATTCCTAATACGGCGTCGTTTAATTTAGTGTTGAAGGCAATGTATCAAGCCAGAGAGACCGAGGCCGTCGAGAAGTTGTTTCAACG